Proteins encoded within one genomic window of Acidimicrobiales bacterium:
- a CDS encoding NAD(+)/NADH kinase, producing the protein MAVVGIVLHHGRTEAGALAGQIARWLAERGHEVRLSAEEAAIAGLDEHAAPSDELVPGLDVAISLGGDGTMLRTVDLVADGEVPVIGVNLGNLGYLTEIEPAQVLPALERFLSGSYDVQERMRMVVRVDAPSSAELGSSSYPALNEAVLSKTPTGQIVRVLVSVDGERFTTYHTDGIIIATPTGSTAYAWSAGGPIMSPDHTALLLTPVAPHMLFDRSLVLPPTSTVRLEVVADRPASLSVDGRSLGLLEEGDAIECTAAAYPARLVRFEPRSFLEILKAKFGLNDR; encoded by the coding sequence TTGGCCGTCGTCGGGATCGTGCTCCACCACGGCCGGACCGAGGCCGGGGCGCTCGCGGGGCAGATCGCCCGTTGGCTGGCCGAGCGTGGCCACGAGGTGCGCCTCAGCGCCGAGGAGGCGGCGATCGCCGGCCTCGACGAGCACGCGGCGCCGTCCGACGAGCTCGTCCCCGGCCTCGACGTGGCCATCAGCCTCGGGGGTGACGGGACCATGTTGCGCACCGTCGACCTGGTGGCCGACGGCGAGGTGCCCGTCATCGGGGTCAACCTCGGGAACCTCGGTTACCTCACCGAGATCGAGCCAGCCCAGGTGCTCCCTGCCCTCGAGCGCTTCCTCTCCGGTTCCTACGATGTGCAAGAGCGCATGCGCATGGTGGTTCGCGTCGATGCGCCGTCCAGCGCCGAGCTCGGGTCCTCCTCGTACCCGGCGCTCAACGAGGCTGTGCTCAGCAAGACCCCGACCGGCCAGATCGTGCGCGTCCTGGTGTCGGTCGACGGCGAGCGGTTCACCACGTACCACACTGACGGGATCATCATCGCCACGCCCACGGGCTCCACGGCCTACGCCTGGTCGGCGGGTGGGCCGATCATGTCGCCCGACCACACGGCCCTGCTGCTGACGCCCGTGGCCCCGCACATGCTCTTCGACCGCTCCCTGGTCCTGCCCCCGACCTCGACGGTCCGCCTCGAGGTCGTCGCCGACCGCCCGGCCAGCCTCTCGGTCGACGGGCGGAGCCTCGGGCTCCTCGAGGAGGGTGATGCCATCGAGTGCACCGCAGCCGCCTATCCGGCGCGCCTGGTGCGCTTCGAGCCGCGGAGCTTCCTTGAGATCTTGAAGGCCAAGTTCGGGCTCAACGACCGGTGA